A stretch of the Oncorhynchus clarkii lewisi isolate Uvic-CL-2024 chromosome 9, UVic_Ocla_1.0, whole genome shotgun sequence genome encodes the following:
- the LOC139415823 gene encoding uncharacterized protein, which translates to MTKLQLLSVFLNERLTAAVVEIVGAVEKTVVEYQEENDRLRRLLRITPEIPLTLSRIDSLQISVSEEEVPPEQQHCEQEWSPSRGQEDPETTQIKEKQEEVRTSQEEEQLQGLEPDIIEFDFTPSGVKSECDQEDPLWSLTLPQTQTLSLVKMSKLQLFRVFLNERLTAAAVEIFGAVEKTVVEYQEENDRLRRLLRRTPEIQLCRIDFLQLSVSEEEVPPEQQHCEQEWSPSLGQKDPETKQIKEEQEEVRTSQEEEQLQGVEPNIIEFQFTPSCVKSECDPEDPLWSLTLPQTQTVENRESDSKPVDLKPFVTVTHIKGLNIPCDPPDNQNNASRHSSAVSSDTVGLDCSPPLDPSPPLDPSPPLDQHCSKLSTTSIKTHHCRDCGKTFALKADLQRHMTLTRKRLSECRFCKKRYNSTCKLKAHVRLCHVEKLCTCSICSKFFKLKKDLSRHMRTHAGEKYFSCGDCGKGFSLKKTLNRHKLIHTGEKQFSCGDCGKSFSQKGNLIEHIRTHTGEKPFSCGDCGKSFSRKHTLTEHIRTHTGEKPFSCGDCGKRFRHKKTLNNHTLTHTGEKPFSCGDCGKSFSVKSNLFMHVKNIHKARKLLGHSRAHPKWKTSQ; encoded by the exons ATGACTAAACTACAGTTGTTGAGTGTGTTTCTAAATGAGCGCTTAACGGCGGCTGTTGTGGAGATTGTCGGGGCAGTTGAGAAAACGGTAGTGGAGTACCAGGAGGAGAATGATCGGCTACGGAGACTGCTGCGGATCACACCAGAGATACCACTAACGTTATCGAGAATAG ACTCCCTGCAGATCTCTGTCTCTGAAGAGGAGGTTCCTCCTGAGCAGCAGCACTGTGAGCAGGAGTGGAGCCCCAGTCGGGGGCAGGAGGACCCAGAGACCACACAGATTAAAGAGAAACAGGAGGAAGTCAGGACCagtcaggaggaagagcagcttcaaGGTCTGGAGCCTGATATCATAGAGTTCGATTTCACTCCTTCAGGTGTGAAAAGTGAATGTGATCAGGAGGACCCACTTTGGTCCTTGACTCTTCCCCAAACCCAGACT ctatctttag TGAAAATGTCTAAACTACAGTTGTTTCGTGTGTTTTTAAATGAGCGTTTAACGGCGGCTGCTGTGGAGATTTTCGGTGCAGTTGAGAAAACGGTAGTGGAGTACCAGGAGGAGAATGATCGGCTACGGAGACTGCTGCGGAGGACACCGGAGATACAACTATGTAGAATAG ACTTCctgcagctctctgtctctgaagaGGAGGTTCCCCCTGAGCAGCAGCACTGTGAGCAGGAGTGGAGCCCCAGTCTGGGACAGAAGGACCCAGAGACCAAacagattaaagaggaacaggaggaagtcaggaccagtcaggaggaagagcagcttcaaGGGGTGGAGCCTAATATCATAGAGTTCCAATTTACTCCTTCCTGCGTGAAAAGTGAATGTGATCCGGAGGACCCACTTTGGTCCTTAACTCTTCCCCAAACCCAGActgtggagaacagagagagtgactCTAAACCAGTGGATCTCAAACCTTTTGTCACTGTGACCCACATTAAGGGTCTCAACATTCCCTGTGACCCTCCAGATAATCAAAACAATGCCTCCAGACACAGTTCAGCTGTAAGCAGCGACACAGTAGGACTTGACTGCAGTCCACCATTGGATCCCAGTCCACCATTGGATCCCAGTCCACCATTGGATC AACACTGTTCCAAACTCAGCACCACGTCTATAAAAACTCACCACTGCCGTGACTGTGGTAAAACGTTTGCTCTGAAAGCTGACCTGCAGAGACATATGACTCTCACCAGGAAGAGACTCAGTGAATGCCGCTTCTGCAAGAAACGCTACAACTCCACCTGTAAACTGAAGGCCCATGTCCGACTCTGCCACGTAGAGAAACTCTGCACCTGTTCCATTTGTAGCAAGTTCTTTAAACTCAAAAAAGATCTTTCCAGGCACATGAGGACTCACGCTGGAGAGAAATATTTTAGCTGTGGTGATTGTGGGAAAGGCTTCAGTCTCAAGAAGACCCTAAACAGACATAAActgattcacacaggagagaaacaattTAGCTGTGGcgactgtgggaaaagcttcagtCAGAAGGGGAACCTAATTGAACATATacggactcacacaggagagaaaccttttagctgtggcgactgtgggaaaagcttcagtCGCAAGCACACTCTAACCGAACATATacggactcacacaggagagaaaccgtttAGTTGTGGAGACTGTGGGAAAAGATTCAGACACAAGAAGACCCTAAACAATCATAcactgactcacacaggagagaaaccatttagtTGTGGCGACTGTGGGAAAAGTTTCAGTGTGAAGAGTAATCTGTTTATGCATGTTAAAAACATCCACAAAGCAAGAAAACTATTGGGGCATTCACGTGCACATCCGAAGTGGAAAACTTCCCAATAA